One Struthio camelus isolate bStrCam1 chromosome 10, bStrCam1.hap1, whole genome shotgun sequence genomic region harbors:
- the FCSK gene encoding L-fucose kinase isoform X3, producing the protein MGRDFSFDDCGRAFTCLPVEEPDAPAEALTCNLDSLLETLTRRLCVGSPPGMWVCSTDMLLAVPSVPGIAWDGFRGVRVIAVPGSQAYAKSHGVYVADGQGMVSNIVYRGTEAQIQQCAGPDGTVPLVCGVVFFAADAAEQLLATHVIPPLDACTYMGLDSGAPPIQLSLFFDVVLCMASGVTEEDFVRGAGGADARSARSVLWRALRPFPLSMACVPDGSYDYLTAAASDHIRSLTLQPGSASHLRFRKIAHSHVDQPRLLADGSSVTNCLLEGAVRLAARSVIQHCHLQGPLEIGPGCLLSGLAAASSAALRSCPLRDVVLQGHHVQLRDLPCRVFTLTGRLDRWQSPAEEATYLNVPWPEFFRRTGVREGEVWDAETPPRSRCLLSARLFPVLHASEALGLEDVLWLLAPAGAAGRLQRWRAAWRMSWEELLPCLDKAAELGARRALFFRQGQRKVRRVLLGRQDGSLLPLARSAVHEGYYEAVLGTLDEVASTADDAGIAARALACIADVLGCMARGEGGLRSGPAANKEWASAFGRLESGDIAGGVRELAAERKKWMSRPALLVRAARHYEGAEQILVRQAVMSSCQFVTVGQAEPPPLGCWVRVTCPARLDLSGGWSDTPPITYEHGGAVVDVAVLVDGRRPIGAQVRRIGEPELRLAYVSGTPRGEVAMELVCRELEHLQDYCQPHAPGALLKAAFICTQIVQFPSQKPLRAQLMESFGGGFEVHTWSELPHGSGLGTSSILAGAVMASLYRAAGKAASTESLIHAVLHLEQRLTTGGGWQDQVGGLVPGIKIGRSKAQLPLRVEVEEIPVPEGFAQTLNDHLLLVYTGKTRLARNLLQDVVRNWYARLPSAVQTADALVSNAEECAQALRQGNLPLIGECLNRYWQQKKCMAPGCEPLAVGRLMDALQPYVYGQCLAGAGGGGFLYILTKAPRQKEALHQILAKTEGLGNFSIHSIKVDTGGFSVEVGGSDPKGSAHPGEDMAL; encoded by the exons ATG GGCCGCGACTTCTCCTTCGACGACTGCGGCCGGGCCTTCACCTGCTTGCCCGTGGAGGAGCCCGACGCCCCGGCCGAAGCCCTGACCTGCAACCTGGACAGCCTGCTGGAGACCTTGACGCGCCGG CTCTGCGTGGGCTCCCCGCCGGGCATGTGGGTTTGCAGCACGGACATGCTCCTCGCCGTGCCCTCGGTGCCAG GGATCGCCTGGGACGGCTTCCGGGGCGTCCGAGTGATCGCGGTGCCCGGCAGCCAGGCGTACGCCAAGAGCCACGGAGTCTACGTCGCCGACGGGCAG GGGATGGTGAGCAACATCGTCTACAGAGGTACGGAGGCCCAGATCCAGCAGTGCGCGGGCCCCGACGGGACCGTCCCGCTG GTGTGCGGGGTGGTTTTCTTTGCCGCCGACGCTGCCGAGCAGCTCCTGGCCACCCACGTCATCCCTCCTTTGGACGCCTGCACCTACATGGGCCTGGACTCGGGGGCGCCACCCATCCAG CTCTCGCTCTTCTTCGACGTTGTGCTGTGCATGGCGAGCGGGGTGACGGAGGAGGACTTCgtgcggggggcgggcggcgccgacGCCAGGAGCGCCCGCTCCGTGCTGTGGAGGGCCCTCCGCCCCTTCCCTCTTAGCATGG CCTGCGTCCCCGACGGATCCTACGACTACCTGACGGCGGCCGCGAGCGACCACATCCGCAGCCTGAccttgcagcccggctccgccagcCACCTCCGCTTCCGCAAAATAGCCCACTCCCACGTGGAC cagccccggctCCTGGCGGACGGCTCGTCGGTCACCAACTGCCTGCTGGAAGGAGCCGTGCGGCTGGCGGCCCGCAGCGTCATCCAGCACTGTCACCTCCAG ggtcctctggagatcggCCCCGGCTGTCTCCTCTCAGGCCTGGCCGCAGCCTCCTCGGCGGCCCTCCGGAGCTGCCCGCTGCGCGACGTCGTCCTGCAGGGCCACCACGTCCAGCTGCGGGACCTGCCCTGCCGCGTCTTCACGCTGACCGGCCGCCTCGACCGCTGGCAG AGCCCTGCCGAAGAGGCCACCTACTTGAACGTGCCATGGCCTGAGTTTTTCCGTCGGACGGGCGTAAG ggaaggggaagtgTGGGACGCCGAGACGCCGCCGAGGAGCCGCTGCCTGCTCAGCGCCCGCCTCTTCCCCGTGCTGCACGCCTCGGAGGCGCTGGGGCTGGAGGAcgtgctgtggctgctggccccggcgggggcagccgggcggctgCAGCGCTGGCGGGCCGCCTGGCGCATGTcctgggaggagctgctgccctgcctggacAAGGCGGCTGAGCTGGGCGCCCGCCGGGCCCTCTTCTTCCGGCAGGGCCAGCGCAAGGTGCGCCGGGTGCTGCTGGGGCGCCAGGACGGCAGCCTCCTGCCGCTGGCCCGCAGCGCCGTCCACGAGGGCTACTACGAGGCCGTGCTGGGCACGCTGGACGAGG TTGCCTCCACAGCTGACGACGCAGGCATTGCGGCCCGGGCGCTCGCGTGCATCGCTGACGTGCTGGGCTGCATGGCACGAGGGGAAGGGGGCTTGCGGAGCGGGCCGGCTGCCAACAAGGAGTGGGCCTCCGCCTTTGGGCGCCTGGAGAGTGGGGACATCGCCGGGGGTGTTCGGGAGCTGGCCGCGGAGCGGAAGAAGTGGATGAGCAG GCCGGCCCTGCTGGTGAGAGCGGCTCGGCATTATGAGGGGGCTGAGCAGATCCTCGTGCGCCAGGCTGTGATGTCCTCGTGCcagtttgtcaccgtggggcaggCGGAGCCACCGCCCTTGGGATGCTGGGTGCGGGTGACATGTCCAGCCCGCCTGGACCTCTCCG GCGGCTGGAGCGACACGCCTCCCATCACGTACGAGCACGGTGGGGCCGTGGTGGACGTGGCGGTGCTGGTGGACGGGCGCCGGCCAATCGGCGCCCAGGTCCGGCGCATCGGCGAGCCGGAGCTGCGCCTTGCCTACGTCAGCGGGACGCCGCGAGGCGAGGTGGCCATGGAACTGGTGTGCCGCGAACTGGAGCACTTGCAGGATTACTGCCAGCCGCACGCGCCAG gagcctTGCTCAAAGCTGCCTTCATATGCACGCAGATCGTGCAGTTCCCCTCGCAGAAACCCTTACGAGCCCAGCTGATGGAGAGCTTCGGTGGTGGCTTCGAGGTGCACACCTGGTCTGAGCTACCCCACGGCTCTGGCCTGG gcacCAGCAGCATCCTGGCCGGAGCGGTGATGGCATCGCTGTACCGGGCGGCTGGGAAGGCTGCCAGCACTGAGTCCCTCatccatgccgtgctgcacctgGAGCAGAGACTCACGACAG GAGGTGGTTGGCAGGACCAGGTAGGTGGGCTCGTGCCAGGCATCAAAATCGGGAGGTCGAAGGCCCAGCTCCCACTCAGGGTGGAGGTAGAGGAGATCCCGGTGCCTGAAGGCTTCGCCCAGACCCTGAACGATCACTTGCTGCTGGTGTACACGGGAAAGACTCGCTTGGCCCGCAACCTGCTCCAG GACGTGGTGAGGAACTGGTACGCCAGGCTGCCCTCGGCCGTGCAGACCGCCGACGCGCTGGTGAGCAACGCCGAGGAGTGCGCCCAGGCCTTGCGGCAAG GTAACCTGCCGCTCATCGGCGAGTGTCTGAACCGCTACTGGCAGCAGAAGAAATGCATGGCCCCCGGGTGTGAGCCGCTGGCCGTTGGGCGCCTGATGGATGCTCTCCAGCCTTATGTCTATGGGCAGTGtttggctggggctggtggcggtGGGTTCCTTTACATCTTAACCAAAGCCCCGCGGCAGAAGGAAGCCTTGCACCAAATTCTAGCAAAAACTGAG GGCTTGGGCAACTTCAGCATCCACAGCATCAAAGTGGACACAGGTGGTTTCTCTGTGGAGGTGGGGGGAAGCGATCCTAAAGGCAGTGCCCACCCTGGAGAGGACATGGCCTTGTGA
- the FCSK gene encoding L-fucose kinase isoform X2 — translation MAPDGVDWTVIVLTCQPRDCVSAFQQELETRQRRGALGRRAVLLAVEDPSARVGSGGATLNALLVAAEHLSARAGRTVVTADVLKEARILVLHMGRDFSFDDCGRAFTCLPVEEPDAPAEALTCNLDSLLETLTRRLCVGSPPGMWVCSTDMLLAVPSVPGIAWDGFRGVRVIAVPGSQAYAKSHGVYVADGQGMVSNIVYRGTEAQIQQCAGPDGTVPLVCGVVFFAADAAEQLLATHVIPPLDACTYMGLDSGAPPIQLSLFFDVVLCMASGVTEEDFVRGAGGADARSARSVLWRALRPFPLSMACVPDGSYDYLTAAASDHIRSLTLQPGSASHLRFRKIAHSHVDQPRLLADGSSVTNCLLEGAVRLAARSVIQHCHLQGPLEIGPGCLLSGLAAASSAALRSCPLRDVVLQGHHVQLRDLPCRVFTLTGRLDRWQSPAEEATYLNVPWPEFFRRTGVREGEVWDAETPPRSRCLLSARLFPVLHASEALGLEDVLWLLAPAGAAGRLQRWRAAWRMSWEELLPCLDKAAELGARRALFFRQGQRKVRRVLLGRQDGSLLPLARSAVHEGYYEAVLGTLDEVASTADDAGIAARALACIADVLGCMARGEGGLRSGPAANKEWASAFGRLESGDIAGGVRELAAERKKWMSRPALLVRAARHYEGAEQILVRQAVMSSCQFVTVGQAEPPPLGCWVRVTCPARLDLSGGWSDTPPITYEHGGAVVDVAVLVDGRRPIGAQVRRIGEPELRLAYVSGTPRGEVAMELVCRELEHLQDYCQPHAPGALLKAAFICTQIVQFPSQKPLRAQLMESFGGGFEVHTWSELPHGSGLGTSSILAGAVMASLYRAAGKAASTESLIHAVLHLEQRLTTGGGWQDQVGGLVPGIKIGRSKAQLPLRVEVEEIPVPEGFAQTLNDHLLLVYTGKTRLARNLLQDVVRNWYARLPSAVQTADALVSNAEECAQALRQGNLPLIGECLNRYWQQKKCMAPGCEPLAVGRLMDALQPYVYGQCLAGAGGGGFLYILTKAPRQKEALHQILAKTEGLGNFSIHSIKVDTGGFSVEVGGSDPKGSAHPGEDMAL, via the exons ATGGCGCCCGACGGGGTCGACTGGACGGTGATCGTGCTGACCTGCCAGCCCCGCGACTGCGTCTCGGCCTTCCAGCAAG AGCTGGAGACGCGCCAGCGCCGCGGTGCCCTGGGCCGCCGCGCCGTGCTCCTGGCCGTGGAGGACCCCTCGGCCCGCGTGGGCAGCGGCGGAGCCACCCTCAACGCCTTGCTGGTGGCGGCCGAGCACCTGAGCGCCCGGGCGGGCCGCACG GTGGTGACTGCCGACGTGCTGAAGGAAGCCCGGATCCTCGTCCTGCACATG GGCCGCGACTTCTCCTTCGACGACTGCGGCCGGGCCTTCACCTGCTTGCCCGTGGAGGAGCCCGACGCCCCGGCCGAAGCCCTGACCTGCAACCTGGACAGCCTGCTGGAGACCTTGACGCGCCGG CTCTGCGTGGGCTCCCCGCCGGGCATGTGGGTTTGCAGCACGGACATGCTCCTCGCCGTGCCCTCGGTGCCAG GGATCGCCTGGGACGGCTTCCGGGGCGTCCGAGTGATCGCGGTGCCCGGCAGCCAGGCGTACGCCAAGAGCCACGGAGTCTACGTCGCCGACGGGCAG GGGATGGTGAGCAACATCGTCTACAGAGGTACGGAGGCCCAGATCCAGCAGTGCGCGGGCCCCGACGGGACCGTCCCGCTG GTGTGCGGGGTGGTTTTCTTTGCCGCCGACGCTGCCGAGCAGCTCCTGGCCACCCACGTCATCCCTCCTTTGGACGCCTGCACCTACATGGGCCTGGACTCGGGGGCGCCACCCATCCAG CTCTCGCTCTTCTTCGACGTTGTGCTGTGCATGGCGAGCGGGGTGACGGAGGAGGACTTCgtgcggggggcgggcggcgccgacGCCAGGAGCGCCCGCTCCGTGCTGTGGAGGGCCCTCCGCCCCTTCCCTCTTAGCATGG CCTGCGTCCCCGACGGATCCTACGACTACCTGACGGCGGCCGCGAGCGACCACATCCGCAGCCTGAccttgcagcccggctccgccagcCACCTCCGCTTCCGCAAAATAGCCCACTCCCACGTGGAC cagccccggctCCTGGCGGACGGCTCGTCGGTCACCAACTGCCTGCTGGAAGGAGCCGTGCGGCTGGCGGCCCGCAGCGTCATCCAGCACTGTCACCTCCAG ggtcctctggagatcggCCCCGGCTGTCTCCTCTCAGGCCTGGCCGCAGCCTCCTCGGCGGCCCTCCGGAGCTGCCCGCTGCGCGACGTCGTCCTGCAGGGCCACCACGTCCAGCTGCGGGACCTGCCCTGCCGCGTCTTCACGCTGACCGGCCGCCTCGACCGCTGGCAG AGCCCTGCCGAAGAGGCCACCTACTTGAACGTGCCATGGCCTGAGTTTTTCCGTCGGACGGGCGTAAG ggaaggggaagtgTGGGACGCCGAGACGCCGCCGAGGAGCCGCTGCCTGCTCAGCGCCCGCCTCTTCCCCGTGCTGCACGCCTCGGAGGCGCTGGGGCTGGAGGAcgtgctgtggctgctggccccggcgggggcagccgggcggctgCAGCGCTGGCGGGCCGCCTGGCGCATGTcctgggaggagctgctgccctgcctggacAAGGCGGCTGAGCTGGGCGCCCGCCGGGCCCTCTTCTTCCGGCAGGGCCAGCGCAAGGTGCGCCGGGTGCTGCTGGGGCGCCAGGACGGCAGCCTCCTGCCGCTGGCCCGCAGCGCCGTCCACGAGGGCTACTACGAGGCCGTGCTGGGCACGCTGGACGAGG TTGCCTCCACAGCTGACGACGCAGGCATTGCGGCCCGGGCGCTCGCGTGCATCGCTGACGTGCTGGGCTGCATGGCACGAGGGGAAGGGGGCTTGCGGAGCGGGCCGGCTGCCAACAAGGAGTGGGCCTCCGCCTTTGGGCGCCTGGAGAGTGGGGACATCGCCGGGGGTGTTCGGGAGCTGGCCGCGGAGCGGAAGAAGTGGATGAGCAG GCCGGCCCTGCTGGTGAGAGCGGCTCGGCATTATGAGGGGGCTGAGCAGATCCTCGTGCGCCAGGCTGTGATGTCCTCGTGCcagtttgtcaccgtggggcaggCGGAGCCACCGCCCTTGGGATGCTGGGTGCGGGTGACATGTCCAGCCCGCCTGGACCTCTCCG GCGGCTGGAGCGACACGCCTCCCATCACGTACGAGCACGGTGGGGCCGTGGTGGACGTGGCGGTGCTGGTGGACGGGCGCCGGCCAATCGGCGCCCAGGTCCGGCGCATCGGCGAGCCGGAGCTGCGCCTTGCCTACGTCAGCGGGACGCCGCGAGGCGAGGTGGCCATGGAACTGGTGTGCCGCGAACTGGAGCACTTGCAGGATTACTGCCAGCCGCACGCGCCAG gagcctTGCTCAAAGCTGCCTTCATATGCACGCAGATCGTGCAGTTCCCCTCGCAGAAACCCTTACGAGCCCAGCTGATGGAGAGCTTCGGTGGTGGCTTCGAGGTGCACACCTGGTCTGAGCTACCCCACGGCTCTGGCCTGG gcacCAGCAGCATCCTGGCCGGAGCGGTGATGGCATCGCTGTACCGGGCGGCTGGGAAGGCTGCCAGCACTGAGTCCCTCatccatgccgtgctgcacctgGAGCAGAGACTCACGACAG GAGGTGGTTGGCAGGACCAGGTAGGTGGGCTCGTGCCAGGCATCAAAATCGGGAGGTCGAAGGCCCAGCTCCCACTCAGGGTGGAGGTAGAGGAGATCCCGGTGCCTGAAGGCTTCGCCCAGACCCTGAACGATCACTTGCTGCTGGTGTACACGGGAAAGACTCGCTTGGCCCGCAACCTGCTCCAG GACGTGGTGAGGAACTGGTACGCCAGGCTGCCCTCGGCCGTGCAGACCGCCGACGCGCTGGTGAGCAACGCCGAGGAGTGCGCCCAGGCCTTGCGGCAAG GTAACCTGCCGCTCATCGGCGAGTGTCTGAACCGCTACTGGCAGCAGAAGAAATGCATGGCCCCCGGGTGTGAGCCGCTGGCCGTTGGGCGCCTGATGGATGCTCTCCAGCCTTATGTCTATGGGCAGTGtttggctggggctggtggcggtGGGTTCCTTTACATCTTAACCAAAGCCCCGCGGCAGAAGGAAGCCTTGCACCAAATTCTAGCAAAAACTGAG GGCTTGGGCAACTTCAGCATCCACAGCATCAAAGTGGACACAGGTGGTTTCTCTGTGGAGGTGGGGGGAAGCGATCCTAAAGGCAGTGCCCACCCTGGAGAGGACATGGCCTTGTGA
- the FCSK gene encoding L-fucose kinase isoform X1: MAPDGVDWTVIVLTCQPRDCVSAFQQELETRQRRGALGRRAVLLAVEDPSARVGSGGATLNALLVAAEHLSARAGRTVVTADVLKEARILVLHMGRDFSFDDCGRAFTCLPVEEPDAPAEALTCNLDSLLETLTRRLCVGSPPGMWVCSTDMLLAVPSVPGIAWDGFRGVRVIAVPGSQAYAKSHGVYVADGQGMVSNIVYRGTEAQIQQCAGPDGTVPLVCGVVFFAADAAEQLLATHVIPPLDACTYMGLDSGAPPIQLSLFFDVVLCMASGVTEEDFVRGAGGADARSARSVLWRALRPFPLSMACVPDGSYDYLTAAASDHIRSLTLQPGSASHLRFRKIAHSHVDQPRLLADGSSVTNCLLEGAVRLAARSVIQHCHLQGPLEIGPGCLLSGLAAASSAALRSCPLRDVVLQGHHVQLRDLPCRVFTLTGRLDRWQSPAEEATYLNVPWPEFFRRTGVREGEVWDAETPPRSRCLLSARLFPVLHASEALGLEDVLWLLAPAGAAGRLQRWRAAWRMSWEELLPCLDKAAELGARRALFFRQGQRKVRRVLLGRQDGSLLPLARSAVHEGYYEAVLGTLDEVASTADDAGIAARALACIADVLGCMARGEGGLRSGPAANKEWASAFGRLESGDIAGGVRELAAERKKWMSRPALLVRAARHYEGAEQILVRQAVMSSCQFVTVGQAEPPPLGCWVRVTCPARLDLSGGWSDTPPITYEHGGAVVDVAVLVDGRRPIGAQVRRIGEPELRLAYVSGTPRGEVAMELVCRELEHLQDYCQPHAPEATCSWPLGTRALRKQQIVQFPSQKPLRAQLMESFGGGFEVHTWSELPHGSGLGTSSILAGAVMASLYRAAGKAASTESLIHAVLHLEQRLTTGGGWQDQVGGLVPGIKIGRSKAQLPLRVEVEEIPVPEGFAQTLNDHLLLVYTGKTRLARNLLQDVVRNWYARLPSAVQTADALVSNAEECAQALRQGNLPLIGECLNRYWQQKKCMAPGCEPLAVGRLMDALQPYVYGQCLAGAGGGGFLYILTKAPRQKEALHQILAKTEGLGNFSIHSIKVDTGGFSVEVGGSDPKGSAHPGEDMAL, translated from the exons ATGGCGCCCGACGGGGTCGACTGGACGGTGATCGTGCTGACCTGCCAGCCCCGCGACTGCGTCTCGGCCTTCCAGCAAG AGCTGGAGACGCGCCAGCGCCGCGGTGCCCTGGGCCGCCGCGCCGTGCTCCTGGCCGTGGAGGACCCCTCGGCCCGCGTGGGCAGCGGCGGAGCCACCCTCAACGCCTTGCTGGTGGCGGCCGAGCACCTGAGCGCCCGGGCGGGCCGCACG GTGGTGACTGCCGACGTGCTGAAGGAAGCCCGGATCCTCGTCCTGCACATG GGCCGCGACTTCTCCTTCGACGACTGCGGCCGGGCCTTCACCTGCTTGCCCGTGGAGGAGCCCGACGCCCCGGCCGAAGCCCTGACCTGCAACCTGGACAGCCTGCTGGAGACCTTGACGCGCCGG CTCTGCGTGGGCTCCCCGCCGGGCATGTGGGTTTGCAGCACGGACATGCTCCTCGCCGTGCCCTCGGTGCCAG GGATCGCCTGGGACGGCTTCCGGGGCGTCCGAGTGATCGCGGTGCCCGGCAGCCAGGCGTACGCCAAGAGCCACGGAGTCTACGTCGCCGACGGGCAG GGGATGGTGAGCAACATCGTCTACAGAGGTACGGAGGCCCAGATCCAGCAGTGCGCGGGCCCCGACGGGACCGTCCCGCTG GTGTGCGGGGTGGTTTTCTTTGCCGCCGACGCTGCCGAGCAGCTCCTGGCCACCCACGTCATCCCTCCTTTGGACGCCTGCACCTACATGGGCCTGGACTCGGGGGCGCCACCCATCCAG CTCTCGCTCTTCTTCGACGTTGTGCTGTGCATGGCGAGCGGGGTGACGGAGGAGGACTTCgtgcggggggcgggcggcgccgacGCCAGGAGCGCCCGCTCCGTGCTGTGGAGGGCCCTCCGCCCCTTCCCTCTTAGCATGG CCTGCGTCCCCGACGGATCCTACGACTACCTGACGGCGGCCGCGAGCGACCACATCCGCAGCCTGAccttgcagcccggctccgccagcCACCTCCGCTTCCGCAAAATAGCCCACTCCCACGTGGAC cagccccggctCCTGGCGGACGGCTCGTCGGTCACCAACTGCCTGCTGGAAGGAGCCGTGCGGCTGGCGGCCCGCAGCGTCATCCAGCACTGTCACCTCCAG ggtcctctggagatcggCCCCGGCTGTCTCCTCTCAGGCCTGGCCGCAGCCTCCTCGGCGGCCCTCCGGAGCTGCCCGCTGCGCGACGTCGTCCTGCAGGGCCACCACGTCCAGCTGCGGGACCTGCCCTGCCGCGTCTTCACGCTGACCGGCCGCCTCGACCGCTGGCAG AGCCCTGCCGAAGAGGCCACCTACTTGAACGTGCCATGGCCTGAGTTTTTCCGTCGGACGGGCGTAAG ggaaggggaagtgTGGGACGCCGAGACGCCGCCGAGGAGCCGCTGCCTGCTCAGCGCCCGCCTCTTCCCCGTGCTGCACGCCTCGGAGGCGCTGGGGCTGGAGGAcgtgctgtggctgctggccccggcgggggcagccgggcggctgCAGCGCTGGCGGGCCGCCTGGCGCATGTcctgggaggagctgctgccctgcctggacAAGGCGGCTGAGCTGGGCGCCCGCCGGGCCCTCTTCTTCCGGCAGGGCCAGCGCAAGGTGCGCCGGGTGCTGCTGGGGCGCCAGGACGGCAGCCTCCTGCCGCTGGCCCGCAGCGCCGTCCACGAGGGCTACTACGAGGCCGTGCTGGGCACGCTGGACGAGG TTGCCTCCACAGCTGACGACGCAGGCATTGCGGCCCGGGCGCTCGCGTGCATCGCTGACGTGCTGGGCTGCATGGCACGAGGGGAAGGGGGCTTGCGGAGCGGGCCGGCTGCCAACAAGGAGTGGGCCTCCGCCTTTGGGCGCCTGGAGAGTGGGGACATCGCCGGGGGTGTTCGGGAGCTGGCCGCGGAGCGGAAGAAGTGGATGAGCAG GCCGGCCCTGCTGGTGAGAGCGGCTCGGCATTATGAGGGGGCTGAGCAGATCCTCGTGCGCCAGGCTGTGATGTCCTCGTGCcagtttgtcaccgtggggcaggCGGAGCCACCGCCCTTGGGATGCTGGGTGCGGGTGACATGTCCAGCCCGCCTGGACCTCTCCG GCGGCTGGAGCGACACGCCTCCCATCACGTACGAGCACGGTGGGGCCGTGGTGGACGTGGCGGTGCTGGTGGACGGGCGCCGGCCAATCGGCGCCCAGGTCCGGCGCATCGGCGAGCCGGAGCTGCGCCTTGCCTACGTCAGCGGGACGCCGCGAGGCGAGGTGGCCATGGAACTGGTGTGCCGCGAACTGGAGCACTTGCAGGATTACTGCCAGCCGCACGCGCCAG AAGCAACTTGCTCGTGGCCCTTGGGGACTAGAGCATTAAGGAAGCAGCAG ATCGTGCAGTTCCCCTCGCAGAAACCCTTACGAGCCCAGCTGATGGAGAGCTTCGGTGGTGGCTTCGAGGTGCACACCTGGTCTGAGCTACCCCACGGCTCTGGCCTGG gcacCAGCAGCATCCTGGCCGGAGCGGTGATGGCATCGCTGTACCGGGCGGCTGGGAAGGCTGCCAGCACTGAGTCCCTCatccatgccgtgctgcacctgGAGCAGAGACTCACGACAG GAGGTGGTTGGCAGGACCAGGTAGGTGGGCTCGTGCCAGGCATCAAAATCGGGAGGTCGAAGGCCCAGCTCCCACTCAGGGTGGAGGTAGAGGAGATCCCGGTGCCTGAAGGCTTCGCCCAGACCCTGAACGATCACTTGCTGCTGGTGTACACGGGAAAGACTCGCTTGGCCCGCAACCTGCTCCAG GACGTGGTGAGGAACTGGTACGCCAGGCTGCCCTCGGCCGTGCAGACCGCCGACGCGCTGGTGAGCAACGCCGAGGAGTGCGCCCAGGCCTTGCGGCAAG GTAACCTGCCGCTCATCGGCGAGTGTCTGAACCGCTACTGGCAGCAGAAGAAATGCATGGCCCCCGGGTGTGAGCCGCTGGCCGTTGGGCGCCTGATGGATGCTCTCCAGCCTTATGTCTATGGGCAGTGtttggctggggctggtggcggtGGGTTCCTTTACATCTTAACCAAAGCCCCGCGGCAGAAGGAAGCCTTGCACCAAATTCTAGCAAAAACTGAG GGCTTGGGCAACTTCAGCATCCACAGCATCAAAGTGGACACAGGTGGTTTCTCTGTGGAGGTGGGGGGAAGCGATCCTAAAGGCAGTGCCCACCCTGGAGAGGACATGGCCTTGTGA